One stretch of Bremerella cremea DNA includes these proteins:
- a CDS encoding prephenate dehydrogenase, whose amino-acid sequence MPDFQQIAILGVGLIGGSIGLAAQKRHVTDKVVGIGRNEERLARAQRQGCITEGTTDWQAGIRGADLIVVCSPVESIAPLVEQLVPFCQPGTIITDAGSTKQSIVDTLHSSESVRGRKDVYFVGSHPMAGSDKSGSDYAQADLFDKRVTIVTPVAETDRTAQASVRKFWESLGSQVLEMSPAQHDAGVALTSHLPHVIASLLAASTPETLLELTSTGWADTTRVASGDVELWRQILSTNRGHVLQTLANFEKLLTAFRASLEAGQDEHWIKLLEQGKHHRDIVGS is encoded by the coding sequence ATGCCTGATTTCCAGCAAATCGCAATCCTTGGCGTAGGCCTAATTGGAGGCTCGATTGGGCTTGCTGCGCAGAAGCGTCACGTCACCGACAAGGTTGTCGGAATTGGTCGCAACGAAGAGCGTCTGGCCAGAGCCCAACGCCAAGGGTGCATCACCGAGGGAACCACCGACTGGCAGGCCGGGATTCGCGGGGCCGATTTGATTGTGGTTTGCTCGCCTGTCGAATCGATTGCGCCGCTTGTCGAACAGCTAGTCCCCTTTTGCCAGCCTGGCACGATCATTACCGACGCCGGCAGCACCAAACAGAGCATTGTCGACACCCTCCATTCGAGCGAGTCGGTCCGTGGTCGCAAGGATGTCTATTTCGTTGGCAGCCACCCCATGGCCGGCAGCGACAAGAGCGGTTCCGACTATGCCCAGGCCGATCTATTCGATAAACGGGTCACAATCGTTACCCCGGTCGCCGAAACGGATCGAACTGCCCAGGCAAGTGTGCGCAAATTCTGGGAATCTTTGGGAAGCCAGGTTCTGGAAATGAGCCCCGCTCAGCACGACGCTGGCGTAGCCCTTACCAGCCACTTACCCCACGTTATTGCTAGTCTTTTGGCGGCATCCACCCCGGAAACGCTGTTAGAGCTGACCAGTACGGGTTGGGCCGATACAACCAGGGTAGCCAGTGGAGACGTCGAATTGTGGCGTCAGATCCTCTCTACCAACCGGGGCCACGTCTTGCAGACGCTAGCGAACTTTGAGAAATTGCTAACTGCCTTCCGGGCGTCGCTGGAAGCGGGTCAGGACGAGCACTGGATTAAGCTCTTAGAACAGGGAAAGCACCACCGTGACATTGTGGGAAGTTGA
- the purL gene encoding phosphoribosylformylglycinamidine synthase subunit PurL has protein sequence MTLWEVDIYPASGHVDRLAAAIVADAEDLQIATHLEIATAHGFLVQADFGAEHIQLLADQLLVDNVVEKAIVAQAGEAILAEAPSNLYDRLIHVMPKPGVMDPVAQSTQGAIADFGKPAEAVRTFRKYWIGGLDDQQTERLTTKLLANDSVEQVIHGPIDLERLSFGKSQPFELKTVGIRALDDEGLQKLSKEGQLYLTLVEMQTIQNYFQELGRDPTDIELETVAQTWSEHCSHKTLAGKIAYKDDQQELRFDNMLKETIFAATQQIRKTLGENDWCVSVFKDNAGIVTFNDEYNVCFKVETHNHPSALEPYGGANTGIGGVIRDPMGTGMGAKPICNTDVFCFAPPETDPASLPPGVLHPRRVMKGVVSGVRDYGNRMGIPTVNGAVYFDERYLGNPLVYCGNVGLIPVEMSFKEVKPNDLIVAVGGRTGRDGIHGATFSSAELTSESESLSGGAVQIGNAITEKMVLDVLLEARDRNLYNAVTDCGAGGFSSAVGEMGEELGAEVWLDKAPLKYEGLSYTEIWISEAQERMVLAVPEEKWPELEALFASEGSEAVVLGKFVPTGNLKLTYNGETVGELDMRFLHDGRPPIVRDAVFTPPQTQPLEVSSEDAGELGNDLRKILSSLNVASKEWIIRQYDHEVQGGSVIKPLVGVKNDGPSDAAVVRPVLNSRKGIVLSCGMNPRFGDFDPYDMAASAIDEAIRNCVAVGADPTKIAILDNFCWGYTDRPETLGTLVRAALACRDMALALGTPFISGKDSLNNEFSYFDEHGEKQTIAIPPTLLISAMGQVEDVSTCVTMDLKSAGNLLYLVGLTKEEMGGSHWSLIHEKLGGQVPQVDTALSQKVFAGIHAAIQAGSVTACHDLSEGGLAVALAEMAFAGGLGVDVQLDKIPHELTSPSAVALLFSESNTRFVCEVPEEHAEKFEAALADAPFAAIGYVAQHKELVVKTEGQALLDEPIELLKQAWQAPLNW, from the coding sequence GTGACATTGTGGGAAGTTGATATCTATCCCGCTTCGGGACACGTCGATCGCTTGGCCGCTGCCATCGTTGCCGACGCCGAAGACCTGCAAATTGCCACCCACCTCGAAATCGCCACGGCACACGGATTTCTGGTCCAAGCAGACTTTGGAGCCGAACATATCCAATTGCTGGCCGATCAGTTGCTGGTCGACAACGTGGTCGAAAAGGCCATCGTCGCTCAGGCAGGGGAAGCAATCCTAGCAGAAGCCCCGTCAAATCTTTACGACCGTTTGATCCACGTGATGCCCAAACCGGGCGTGATGGATCCGGTTGCTCAAAGCACCCAGGGAGCGATCGCCGATTTCGGCAAACCAGCCGAAGCGGTCCGCACCTTCCGCAAATACTGGATAGGCGGTCTCGACGATCAACAAACCGAGCGGCTGACCACCAAGCTGCTGGCCAACGATTCGGTCGAACAAGTCATCCACGGCCCGATCGATCTCGAACGGCTTTCGTTCGGCAAATCGCAACCGTTCGAGCTGAAAACGGTAGGCATTCGCGCCCTAGACGACGAAGGGCTGCAGAAACTGAGCAAAGAGGGGCAGTTGTACCTCACGCTCGTTGAAATGCAAACGATTCAAAACTACTTCCAAGAGCTGGGCCGCGATCCAACCGACATCGAGCTGGAAACCGTCGCCCAAACTTGGAGCGAGCATTGCAGCCACAAAACCTTGGCCGGCAAAATCGCTTACAAAGACGACCAGCAAGAGCTTCGCTTCGACAATATGTTGAAGGAAACCATCTTCGCTGCCACCCAGCAGATCCGGAAAACCCTGGGTGAAAACGATTGGTGCGTGAGCGTGTTTAAAGACAACGCCGGCATCGTCACTTTCAACGACGAATACAATGTCTGTTTCAAGGTTGAAACGCACAATCATCCGAGTGCCTTAGAACCTTACGGTGGTGCCAACACCGGTATCGGTGGTGTCATTCGCGATCCGATGGGTACCGGCATGGGTGCCAAGCCGATCTGCAATACCGATGTCTTCTGTTTCGCGCCGCCAGAAACCGACCCGGCCAGCCTCCCGCCAGGAGTGCTCCATCCGCGTCGCGTGATGAAGGGAGTCGTTAGTGGTGTTCGCGATTACGGCAACCGCATGGGGATTCCCACGGTCAATGGCGCCGTTTATTTCGACGAACGTTACCTCGGTAATCCCCTGGTTTACTGCGGTAACGTCGGTTTGATTCCTGTGGAGATGTCCTTCAAAGAAGTCAAGCCAAACGACCTGATCGTAGCTGTTGGTGGCCGGACCGGACGCGACGGTATTCACGGGGCAACCTTCAGCTCGGCAGAATTGACCAGCGAAAGCGAATCGCTTTCTGGTGGTGCGGTTCAAATCGGCAACGCGATTACCGAGAAAATGGTGCTCGACGTCTTGCTGGAAGCCAGAGATCGAAACCTCTACAACGCAGTTACCGACTGCGGAGCTGGTGGTTTTTCGAGTGCTGTTGGCGAAATGGGCGAAGAACTAGGCGCCGAAGTTTGGCTCGACAAAGCGCCACTCAAATACGAAGGCCTTTCCTACACCGAAATCTGGATCAGCGAAGCGCAAGAACGCATGGTCCTGGCGGTTCCGGAAGAGAAATGGCCCGAACTAGAAGCCTTGTTTGCTTCAGAAGGCAGCGAAGCGGTCGTGCTGGGTAAGTTCGTCCCGACCGGCAACTTAAAGCTAACCTACAACGGCGAAACGGTGGGCGAACTTGATATGCGGTTCCTACACGACGGGCGTCCTCCCATCGTCCGCGACGCCGTCTTCACCCCGCCCCAGACACAGCCGCTGGAAGTTAGCAGCGAAGATGCTGGCGAACTGGGGAACGATCTCCGCAAGATTCTCAGCTCGTTGAACGTGGCCAGCAAAGAGTGGATCATTCGCCAATACGATCACGAGGTCCAAGGAGGCAGCGTGATCAAGCCGTTGGTCGGTGTTAAGAACGACGGCCCCAGCGATGCCGCCGTCGTTCGGCCGGTACTTAACAGCCGCAAAGGGATTGTTCTTTCCTGTGGCATGAACCCGCGTTTTGGCGACTTCGATCCTTACGACATGGCGGCTAGTGCCATCGACGAAGCGATCCGCAACTGTGTAGCCGTTGGTGCCGATCCGACCAAGATCGCGATCCTCGACAACTTCTGCTGGGGTTATACCGACCGGCCAGAAACGCTCGGAACGCTGGTTCGTGCCGCGTTGGCTTGCCGCGACATGGCCTTGGCCCTCGGTACACCGTTCATCAGCGGTAAGGACAGCTTAAACAACGAGTTCAGCTACTTTGACGAGCATGGTGAAAAGCAAACCATTGCGATTCCGCCAACCTTGCTCATTAGTGCAATGGGGCAAGTCGAAGATGTTTCGACTTGCGTCACGATGGACCTTAAGTCCGCCGGAAATTTGCTGTATTTGGTTGGCCTCACCAAAGAGGAAATGGGTGGTTCGCACTGGTCGCTCATCCACGAAAAGCTCGGCGGTCAGGTGCCTCAAGTCGATACCGCACTTTCCCAAAAGGTGTTCGCTGGTATTCATGCTGCCATTCAAGCTGGCAGCGTGACGGCCTGTCACGACTTGTCGGAAGGTGGTTTGGCAGTGGCCTTAGCAGAAATGGCTTTTGCCGGTGGCTTGGGTGTCGACGTTCAGCTCGATAAAATTCCGCACGAGCTAACCTCACCATCTGCCGTTGCCCTTCTTTTCAGCGAATCGAATACACGTTTCGTTTGCGAAGTGCCGGAAGAACACGCCGAGAAGTTTGAAGCAGCCCTGGCAGATGCCCCCTTCGCAGCAATCGGTTATGTTGCTCAGCACAAAGAACTGGTCGTCAAAACAGAGGGCCAAGCGTTACTCGACGAGCCAATCGAACTGCTGAAACAGGCTTGGCAAGCTCCCCTCAACTGGTAG
- the purQ gene encoding phosphoribosylformylglycinamidine synthase I, with product MAQPKALLLRSPGTNCDLETAYAFEQSGAMADRVHLNRVLEKPELLHDYQILALSGGFSYGDDISAGRIVGSLMRHHLMDAVKRFHEDGKLILGICNGFQILIKTGLLLDDDERGLPSSTLAWNDCQMFQDRWVNLKTTGEKCVFLKDIDQMYLPVAHAEGRFVARDEATLDRLEAAGQLCLTYSANREGEDCVSFPDNPNGAQRHVAGVCDTTGRIFGLMPHPERYIDPTHHPRWTRGEGNSPGDGLKLFENAVEFFA from the coding sequence ATGGCTCAGCCTAAAGCCTTGTTACTTCGTTCCCCTGGAACCAACTGCGACCTGGAAACAGCCTACGCGTTCGAGCAATCGGGCGCCATGGCCGATCGCGTTCACTTGAATCGCGTCCTCGAAAAGCCAGAGCTGCTGCACGACTACCAAATCTTGGCCCTCTCTGGCGGGTTCAGCTACGGTGACGACATTTCCGCCGGCCGCATTGTGGGTAGCTTGATGCGTCATCACTTGATGGACGCGGTAAAACGTTTTCACGAAGACGGCAAGTTGATCTTGGGGATCTGTAATGGTTTTCAGATTCTGATCAAAACGGGTCTCTTGCTCGACGATGACGAGCGTGGCTTGCCATCCAGTACGCTGGCTTGGAACGATTGCCAAATGTTTCAAGATCGCTGGGTGAACCTAAAAACGACCGGCGAAAAGTGTGTCTTCCTAAAAGACATCGACCAGATGTACCTACCGGTCGCTCACGCAGAAGGTCGCTTCGTAGCCCGCGACGAAGCCACGCTTGATCGCCTGGAAGCGGCTGGCCAGTTGTGCCTTACGTATTCGGCCAATCGCGAAGGGGAAGATTGTGTTAGCTTCCCCGACAACCCCAACGGTGCCCAGCGTCACGTCGCTGGCGTATGCGACACCACCGGCCGGATCTTCGGCCTGATGCCACACCCGGAACGCTACATCGACCCTACCCATCACCCCCGCTGGACACGCGGCGAAGGCAACAGCCCCGGCGACGGTTTGAAACTGTTCGAGAACGCGGTCGAGTTCTTCGCGTAA
- a CDS encoding ABC transporter permease, whose amino-acid sequence MLKNAVLFLLIFAIFGITAVNVPTFANAQNLGIMARWTGLYGIMAIGAAFVIIAGGIDLSMGSMVALVGVQFGILINDQQMNPYLAMIVVLIGAMLIGLGYGLLITKLKLQPFVVTLCGLLVLRSIARFLTHDNKISNFVHPDGGTNIGYLTSAEFLHIPYPLWMLACIAIISALVLNKTTFGRYLKALGNNEQAARYSGINTDWITISAYMICSLLSGVAAILFAIDLNSVGPNEAGTFYELYAIAAAVLGGCSLRGGTGSIVGVVLGTAILRELYQAIETLQFSELEGTVIGVVILVGVIADEIIRRVVDARRRQQEVSAAKERSGSG is encoded by the coding sequence ATGCTTAAGAATGCCGTCCTGTTTTTGTTGATCTTCGCGATCTTCGGGATTACCGCCGTCAACGTTCCCACGTTTGCCAACGCCCAGAACCTGGGGATCATGGCCCGCTGGACGGGGCTGTATGGGATCATGGCGATTGGGGCCGCGTTTGTCATCATCGCTGGCGGGATCGATCTATCGATGGGATCGATGGTGGCATTGGTCGGCGTGCAATTTGGCATTCTCATTAACGACCAGCAGATGAACCCTTACCTGGCGATGATCGTGGTGCTGATTGGCGCCATGCTGATCGGGCTGGGATACGGTCTGCTGATTACCAAGCTGAAGTTACAGCCGTTTGTCGTCACGCTGTGTGGACTGTTGGTACTGCGCAGTATTGCGAGGTTTCTGACGCACGACAACAAGATCTCGAACTTCGTGCATCCGGACGGGGGAACGAATATTGGGTACCTGACCAGTGCTGAGTTTTTGCACATACCCTATCCGTTGTGGATGTTAGCTTGCATCGCGATTATCTCTGCGTTGGTGCTCAACAAAACGACTTTCGGGCGTTACTTGAAGGCGCTTGGCAACAACGAGCAAGCGGCCCGTTATAGCGGTATCAATACCGATTGGATCACGATCAGCGCGTACATGATTTGTTCGTTGCTGTCTGGTGTCGCGGCGATCTTGTTTGCCATCGATTTGAACAGCGTCGGCCCGAACGAAGCAGGCACGTTCTACGAGCTGTACGCGATCGCAGCGGCGGTGCTTGGCGGTTGTAGCCTGCGAGGTGGAACGGGCTCGATCGTCGGCGTGGTACTGGGAACGGCCATCTTGCGAGAACTCTACCAAGCGATCGAGACGCTGCAATTCTCGGAACTGGAAGGAACCGTGATTGGAGTCGTGATTCTGGTGGGCGTAATCGCCGACGAGATCATCCGCCGCGTTGTCGATGCAAGAAGACGTCAGCAAGAAGTATCTGCAGCCAAAGAGCGGTCTGGTAGCGGCTAA
- a CDS encoding sugar ABC transporter ATP-binding protein, which translates to MTNDSPPFLEVERISKRFPGVKALSEVSLRIGAGESVAVIGENGAGKSTLMKILAGIQPPDEGTIRVNGQAVEIRGVTDALEAGIALIHQELNLCDNLSIGENIYLGREPRTFGWIDQAQINSLSRTYLQQVGLNVDPRKPLVELSIGQQQLVEIAKALSCNAKLLIMDEPTSSLSAREVDCLFEVIRSLRAAGVSIVYISHRLSEVHQVCDRVVALRDGKNSGELSREEISHENMVRLMVGRDLDQFYSHQPQTPGDVVLEAKAIKTSTHPAHSISFQLRAGEIVGLAGLVGAGRTELFETLFGVTPPLEGTLEIAGQQVTVRSPRDAIAHEVFLVPEDRKQQGLVLPMDVGQNTTLPGLHRLSYFSWIDASREQQVADEMVKRMRVKTPSTRQIIQYLSGGNQQKVVIAKWLAMQPKVLLLDEPTRGIDVGAKHEIYELMEELARKGVAILFVSSEMEEILGMSDRVLVMHEGTLAGELARDQLSEEAIMTLATGQSLAGALGG; encoded by the coding sequence ATGACAAACGACTCTCCGCCGTTTCTTGAGGTCGAGCGGATCTCGAAACGTTTCCCAGGCGTGAAAGCCTTGTCGGAAGTTTCCCTGCGCATCGGGGCAGGGGAATCGGTGGCGGTGATTGGTGAAAACGGCGCCGGCAAAAGCACGCTGATGAAGATTCTGGCCGGAATTCAACCGCCGGACGAAGGAACCATTCGCGTCAACGGTCAGGCGGTGGAAATTCGTGGTGTGACCGATGCCCTAGAAGCTGGCATTGCTCTGATCCACCAAGAACTGAATCTTTGCGACAACCTTTCCATTGGCGAGAATATCTACCTTGGCCGCGAGCCACGCACGTTTGGCTGGATCGATCAGGCCCAGATAAACTCCCTCTCACGCACGTATCTGCAACAAGTCGGGCTCAACGTCGATCCCCGCAAACCCCTGGTCGAACTTTCAATCGGTCAGCAGCAACTGGTTGAAATCGCTAAGGCCCTTTCCTGTAATGCGAAGCTACTGATCATGGACGAGCCGACCTCGAGCCTTTCGGCACGTGAGGTGGACTGCCTTTTCGAGGTGATCCGATCGCTACGTGCTGCCGGCGTGAGCATCGTTTATATTTCGCACCGCCTCAGCGAGGTGCATCAGGTTTGCGATCGGGTCGTGGCTCTGCGTGACGGTAAGAACAGCGGCGAGCTTTCGCGGGAAGAGATCTCGCACGAAAATATGGTGCGTCTGATGGTCGGACGCGATCTCGATCAGTTCTACTCTCACCAACCACAAACGCCTGGCGACGTGGTGTTAGAAGCCAAAGCGATCAAAACGTCGACCCATCCGGCGCACTCGATTAGCTTTCAACTTCGAGCAGGAGAAATCGTGGGCCTGGCCGGTTTGGTGGGGGCAGGGCGAACCGAATTGTTCGAGACGTTGTTCGGCGTTACCCCGCCGCTGGAAGGCACCCTAGAGATTGCTGGGCAGCAGGTCACTGTTCGTTCCCCTCGCGATGCGATTGCGCACGAAGTGTTCTTGGTGCCAGAAGATCGCAAACAGCAAGGGTTGGTCTTACCGATGGATGTCGGACAGAATACGACCCTGCCAGGACTCCACCGACTGTCGTACTTTTCGTGGATCGATGCGTCGCGCGAACAGCAGGTGGCCGACGAAATGGTCAAGCGAATGCGAGTCAAGACTCCCAGTACGCGGCAGATCATTCAATATCTTTCGGGTGGCAACCAACAGAAAGTGGTAATTGCCAAGTGGTTGGCGATGCAGCCCAAGGTACTGTTGCTGGACGAACCGACCCGCGGCATCGACGTGGGGGCGAAGCACGAGATTTACGAACTGATGGAAGAGCTGGCCCGCAAAGGGGTGGCGATCTTGTTCGTTTCGAGCGAGATGGAAGAAATCCTCGGCATGTCGGACCGCGTATTGGTCATGCACGAAGGAACCCTCGCAGGTGAACTTGCCCGCGACCAGCTAAGCGAGGAGGCCATCATGACCTTGGCAACCGGCCAAAGCTTGGCTGGTGCCCTTGGTGGTTAA
- a CDS encoding substrate-binding domain-containing protein: protein MNRFSRIALLLLVATCLVSCRAKTENTAAGSGGYEFPIEAGKYRILGIRTDNTDHARAKQNAESAIANNPNLKAMVGLWAYNPPMILSAVEGADKVGEIQVIGFDEDEVTLKGIEDGKVYGTVVQQPFVFGYKAVELLSAMVRGQELDIPESNLVFVPYKTIRKDNVGEFQAELERINAGKGTAPPKNQPEYDTSEKVKIAFLTNTVDPFWNYAAEGVHVAEKEFNAECKVYDPPNGTQEEQKRFVERKMGDGCQGLAMSPSSPESQTDLINKAVEAFNGNMICHDSDAPNSKRKMYIGTHNYLAGREVGKLVKEAVPEGGDVMIFVGLMEQLNAQERSAGVIDELMDKPIPPEIAQYLPKDQRPTETKPAEEK from the coding sequence TTGAATCGTTTTTCCCGCATAGCATTGTTGTTATTGGTGGCTACGTGCCTGGTAAGTTGTCGTGCGAAAACCGAGAACACGGCGGCTGGTAGTGGCGGCTACGAATTTCCGATTGAAGCAGGCAAGTACCGCATTCTCGGCATTCGGACGGACAATACGGACCATGCCCGCGCCAAGCAAAACGCTGAGTCGGCGATTGCCAACAATCCGAACTTGAAAGCCATGGTCGGCTTGTGGGCTTACAATCCACCGATGATTTTGAGCGCGGTGGAAGGGGCCGACAAGGTTGGTGAGATTCAGGTCATTGGCTTCGACGAAGACGAGGTCACGTTGAAGGGAATTGAAGACGGCAAGGTCTACGGCACCGTCGTGCAGCAGCCGTTCGTGTTTGGTTACAAAGCGGTCGAGTTGCTTTCGGCGATGGTACGAGGGCAGGAGCTTGACATTCCTGAAAGCAATCTGGTCTTCGTCCCTTACAAAACGATCCGGAAAGACAACGTCGGCGAATTTCAAGCAGAACTCGAGCGAATCAACGCAGGCAAGGGAACCGCTCCTCCTAAGAATCAGCCGGAGTACGATACCAGCGAGAAGGTCAAGATCGCCTTCCTGACCAACACCGTCGACCCTTTCTGGAACTATGCAGCCGAAGGGGTGCATGTGGCTGAAAAGGAATTTAACGCCGAGTGCAAAGTATACGATCCGCCGAACGGTACCCAGGAAGAACAGAAACGTTTCGTCGAACGCAAAATGGGTGACGGCTGCCAAGGGCTGGCTATGAGCCCCAGTTCACCAGAAAGCCAGACGGATCTAATCAACAAGGCGGTCGAAGCGTTCAACGGCAACATGATTTGTCACGATTCCGACGCCCCCAACAGCAAGCGAAAGATGTACATCGGCACGCATAATTACCTGGCCGGTCGCGAGGTTGGCAAGTTAGTGAAGGAAGCGGTTCCAGAAGGAGGCGACGTGATGATCTTCGTTGGCCTCATGGAACAGCTTAATGCCCAGGAGCGAAGTGCCGGGGTGATCGATGAGCTGATGGACAAGCCGATTCCACCTGAAATTGCCCAGTACTTGCCCAAAGACCAGCGGCCGACGGAAACGAAACCTGCGGAAGAAAAGTAA
- a CDS encoding GDSL-type esterase/lipase family protein produces MLVRFRLFTLLALSLVCLTNNSFLAQEPATSADHFAIPATDEGLPGTGPIRRYDWFKNLWQSKRSGWAKQVEQDQNAVVFLGDSITQGWGDNLGGSFGDMKVANRGISGDTTRGMLIRLKEDVLSLNPKAVVMLLGTNDLEEGASPETIASNLELIVAELKKHNPDMPIVLCEVFPSSASKKRPADKIKQINQLYSQAVKGDPQVTLLDTWTLFADAQGDAKKEEFPDLLHPNQVGYAKWAAALRPIFATLGYLETEADDFEVEPGYESLFNGKDLTGWMFKANPEREGKKTSIAWPVFKEDIAFDGETESSDGRYQAINGRLVVTTPTEGRRIQQLWTTREFPNDFVLKLEFRATPNADSGVFIRQPQLQCRDYSLAGPYKDLKNYKPQDWNEMVVTVKDNVAHCTCNGEVLEEAFQLPETGSIGLEGDRGQMEYRRIRVKELP; encoded by the coding sequence ATGCTGGTCCGCTTCCGCCTATTCACGCTGCTGGCGTTGTCGTTGGTTTGCCTGACTAACAATTCCTTTTTGGCTCAAGAGCCAGCGACCTCGGCCGATCACTTTGCCATTCCGGCAACCGACGAAGGGCTGCCCGGCACAGGGCCGATTCGCCGCTACGATTGGTTTAAAAACTTGTGGCAAAGCAAACGTTCAGGCTGGGCCAAGCAGGTCGAGCAGGACCAGAACGCGGTCGTTTTCCTGGGCGATTCGATCACGCAAGGATGGGGAGACAACCTTGGTGGTAGCTTCGGTGACATGAAGGTCGCCAATCGGGGAATCAGCGGCGATACAACCCGCGGCATGCTGATTCGTTTGAAAGAGGACGTCTTGTCGCTGAACCCCAAAGCGGTGGTCATGCTGCTGGGGACCAACGACCTAGAGGAAGGTGCTTCCCCGGAAACGATCGCCAGCAATTTGGAATTGATCGTGGCCGAACTGAAGAAACACAACCCTGACATGCCGATTGTGCTGTGTGAAGTCTTCCCTAGTTCCGCCTCGAAAAAACGGCCTGCCGATAAGATCAAGCAGATCAACCAGTTGTACTCCCAAGCGGTGAAGGGTGATCCGCAGGTCACCTTGCTTGATACCTGGACGCTTTTCGCTGACGCCCAAGGAGATGCCAAGAAGGAAGAATTCCCTGATTTGCTGCACCCGAACCAAGTAGGCTACGCCAAGTGGGCGGCTGCTTTACGGCCCATTTTTGCGACGCTCGGTTATTTGGAAACAGAAGCAGACGACTTCGAGGTGGAACCAGGCTACGAAAGTCTGTTCAACGGCAAAGACCTGACCGGCTGGATGTTCAAGGCCAACCCCGAGCGAGAAGGCAAAAAGACCTCGATCGCTTGGCCAGTCTTCAAAGAAGATATCGCGTTCGATGGCGAGACCGAGAGCAGCGATGGTCGTTACCAGGCAATCAACGGACGACTGGTCGTCACCACGCCCACCGAAGGTCGCCGCATTCAGCAGTTGTGGACGACGCGCGAGTTTCCGAACGACTTCGTCTTGAAGCTAGAATTCCGCGCAACCCCGAACGCCGACAGCGGTGTCTTCATTCGCCAACCGCAGCTTCAATGTCGCGACTATTCGTTGGCCGGTCCCTACAAGGATCTGAAGAACTACAAGCCGCAAGACTGGAACGAGATGGTCGTCACCGTGAAAGACAACGTCGCCCATTGCACCTGTAACGGCGAAGTGTTGGAAGAAGCGTTTCAGCTTCCCGAGACCGGTTCGATCGGCCTGGAAGGGGATCGCGGGCAGATGGAATATCGCCGAATTCGGGTGAAAGAACTGCCGTAG
- a CDS encoding alkene reductase, producing MTTADDDVLFRPLQVGDLTLRNRIVMAPLTRARAPGRVPNEMMAEYYAQRASAGLIISEATAISAQGYGWHDAPGIYTDEHVAGWQKTTDRVHEAGGRIFLQLWHMGRISHPDYHGGRPPVAPSPIAAPGEAHVPTGKKPFTIPHELTIPEIAQIVGDYAEATRRARDAGFDGVEIHGANGYLIDQFLRTASNQRTDAYGGSIPNRMRFLLEVVAAVTDDWSPQRTGLRLSPTMNGYGMEDENPVGLYRQVAEALSPLGLAYLHTAESIRPGRIYNPDAERITPTIRQHYDGVLITNGGYDKQTATEAIESGAADAIAFGQSFIANPDLPKRFHLNAPLNTPEVATYYSPGSHGYIDYPALAD from the coding sequence ATGACCACTGCTGACGACGATGTCCTCTTCCGCCCACTGCAGGTCGGTGATCTGACCTTGCGAAATCGTATTGTGATGGCTCCGCTCACCCGTGCGCGGGCACCAGGTCGCGTTCCTAACGAGATGATGGCCGAGTACTACGCTCAGCGTGCTTCCGCCGGGCTGATCATTTCTGAAGCCACCGCAATTAGCGCACAAGGCTACGGCTGGCACGATGCCCCTGGCATTTATACCGACGAGCATGTTGCCGGCTGGCAAAAGACTACGGATCGTGTTCATGAGGCAGGAGGTCGTATATTCCTGCAATTGTGGCACATGGGACGAATTTCGCATCCCGATTATCACGGCGGTCGTCCACCAGTTGCCCCAAGTCCAATTGCCGCCCCGGGCGAAGCGCATGTGCCAACCGGCAAGAAGCCCTTCACCATCCCGCATGAACTCACCATTCCCGAAATTGCCCAAATCGTCGGCGATTATGCCGAGGCCACCCGGCGGGCACGTGATGCTGGCTTCGATGGAGTCGAGATTCATGGAGCAAACGGTTACTTGATCGACCAATTTCTACGAACCGCATCGAACCAACGCACGGACGCCTATGGAGGTTCGATTCCTAACCGGATGCGGTTTCTGCTGGAAGTCGTCGCGGCGGTTACCGATGACTGGTCTCCCCAAAGAACCGGTCTGCGGTTGAGCCCCACGATGAACGGCTACGGCATGGAAGATGAAAACCCCGTCGGCCTGTACCGCCAAGTGGCGGAAGCTTTGTCCCCACTTGGCTTGGCCTATCTGCATACGGCCGAATCGATTCGACCTGGCCGAATCTACAACCCCGATGCCGAACGCATTACTCCCACGATTCGCCAACACTACGATGGCGTTTTGATTACCAATGGTGGTTACGACAAGCAAACCGCCACTGAGGCCATTGAATCAGGGGCAGCGGACGCAATTGCTTTTGGCCAATCGTTCATTGCCAATCCAGACCTACCGAAACGTTTTCACCTAAACGCTCCCCTTAATACGCCGGAAGTGGCCACCTACTATTCGCCTGGCAGCCATGGCTACATCGACTATCCCGCGCTGGCTGATTAG